The nucleotide window TTAATTTCCGGCATAGGTACACTCTAATAATCTAGTGGTATAGAATTTACTTTGCGGCTTATTCTCATATTTAccaaatatactaaaaaaacataaaaattagtcAAGCCGTTTAAAAGTAGGATAAATACCATAATaccaaaaatttatatattagtttaaCTAACACGGTAAAAATCTTAATCGTATAATCGTAGCTTTActgtcacaaaataaaaaaagggaaGAGCGTGCTCTCAAGCCTCTATATTTGTCTAACAATGCGttaatattctataaaatatacacttttatacagaatacacatccaaatataatttaaatcgaaTCGATTCAATATATGTTGgacatttaatgaaacaacttttttcggattttatcgcggtttattaacttttgattcccgacatttcggatactttacagcaaccatggtcacgggaggacttatGTTGGACGTCAAAATTTTGGATTTACGGATAATAGCAAAATAACGCGAGAACTATGTGAcgaaataatcttttttttttgagatgtTACACTTCTTTTGGTGCTTTAATGAAAAATGGAGAGTAAATTATTACGATGCGCACCAACACCTTCACAAAAAAAGgccaccctgaagttagctagtcaacgaaaaagaagttagcaacgtaaaGTTAGCTAGCAAATGaggtataacttcttacgtgcgtacatataagtacacacacttttttttattatgttagaaAACTTTTACCTGAGAAGCATATTGAATATGAAGGCTGAAaaattcttcattttttttttggtcgtgtCCCACCGTGAAAATAAACTGTATATTtcatttagtaatatttaggTTGTTGTATTAAAAGTAGAGTACCTTGTAGAGTCCACCTCGGTGGGCAGCGGTCGGGAAATTACACAGTATCTTCTCGTCCAATATACCTCAGTGCCTGAAATCAAAGGTATTTGAGCAATGTGTGTTGCCAGTGATGACCTACGGCGCAGAGACGTGGTCTTTTACCGTTAGCCTTTTCCATCGACTCAAAGTCAATCAGCGAGCGATCTAGAGAGCTATGCTTGGTATTTAGCTACGCGACAGAATCCGAAACGATGAAATTAGTAGATGAACGAAAGTTACCGACATAGCTCTCAAAATCTGCAAGCTAAAGTGGCAATGGGCAGGCTATATTGTTAGAAGAACCAACAGCTGATTGGTAAGAGAGGTTCTCGAATGGCGACTACATCTTGGCAAAAGAAGCACAGGCCATCCTCCAAGCAGGTGGACTAACGATCGAAGGAAAACAGCGAGCAGCCGCTGGATTCAGTGGGCACAAAATCGAATGGAGTGGCGAGCATTATGGGAAGCCTACGTCTACCAGTGGACTTGTAAGGGCTGatggataaataataataataatagtaatcatagtaataatttatttatttactcctattaacaaaacaatttatagcaCTTTAAGTATTCacatttcaaacaaaaacaTATACAGGTTAAATGAAATGGATGGCTGAAAAGTATGTTTCTAagctaaatcaaaataaaatttaatatcaggATCAGAtacagtataattataataagtaataagttaGTAATAGTATTACTAACTATTTATTGGCTTTACTGTAAGTATATTTACAGTAAAGCCAAAAAATAAATTGCGTGTGAAAAAAACTACAGCTACTTTTAGTTCTACAAGACTCTTgagttaacttttattattattttttttattatttacttttataaagtttttagcaGTATAACTCGCAGCCCTTGTGCGTCATATTGGTCGCAGTTATTTAGCCTCACGCTTATTTTGAATAAGTGTGTGGACAAAGTAGATCAGACATTCCTGTTCGTCTTCTGAACACAGTACGACTTTCGGCTTAAGATCATTCAGACCACTAAAGTATTTGAAAGGAGTCCAGTTGAAATAGTAGTAATGGATTTCCGTCTAGTGCTTTTTATATGTCTCGTAAGTATTCgcgtattttaaaaacttttattattattctttttgtaGACGAATTTTGttgatttatattaataaacgtCAGATGTGATTTGTAGAACAAAACGATATGTTATTGAACATTTTAACCACAATGACAGGAGTTTTAAGTTTCATTAATCGTTTTAAAAAATCGTGAAAAGATATTTCaattaagatttataaaaaacagtGTTTTATTATTTCGGTTGATCTTATCACAAAATCCATAGTAATCAATTAAAATCTTACGCAATAAAACACTTTTGCCTTGCCATTTAGTTATTATGgttaaattaattctaataaccgttttttttaatttttcttattttgttgtttgtttcattttttattaaagccGTATTAACCTTGGTTGCTATACAATAAAAGTAGTTttgtaactaaattttttaaatgtcattaaaattctaacaatatattgtctctataaatatttctatctCGGCGAACTTTAACACATttaatatcaaacaaaaaatgataactttattcaaatatttttaatttatcgaaaaaaaatttacaattacaaacaaaaaccatactatgtatgtattatttattttaatataatctatattagatttaaaattgtatagcaaagtatttgcataaaaaaaatatagtaggtaCATGTGTTTTATCTTATTACTTACTAGGTACTAAGAATGTGCTGATGTTGCTAAAATAGCAATTACGGTTAAGTAGCTTGCCCATTAAAAATAACCAATTGTAActaactttcaattaaaattcaataatatatcCACATTGTTTACAAAGTAAGCTATAAAGCAAATTTTCTTCTGAGAGAAAAAGAGATGAGGTCTTGTAATGTGTACAATCTccctttcaattttttttcttttctttataagGTTAAGTAGTGCGTAGCACTAACGCACATATATAActggtttattattttaatgagtaGGTCACTAACACACTGTGTCATTGGTGCTCAATATTTGCTCATATTAATAACGACGGTTTTTAGATGTGATTTaaggtaaaagtaaaaaaaaaatctttaaaaagtcaaaattaattacacggtggttatatatatattgcgcAATACTAAATTTACAATTTGTCATGacataactatgtttattaatgtttttatttataaagaaaaataatcctCCCCTGACCATGGTTTCTGTAAGCCGTAAGGTATCCGAAACGtagggcatctaaaaaacttaataaaccgcgataaaattcgaaaaaagttgtttcattataatgagtgaaattcgcgtaaacattagtaaataatataagaaaaataatattatttttctttattattattaaatcttaaatgTGTTGTTGTAATACAGAATCTTTTTTATTCAATCTCTAATATGTTGCCGCAATAAAGAATCTTTTTTGACGTTCTAATTTTTTTCAGTGTTGTGCGATTTATGTATCGGCGTCGGCTATAGCATCTGACGTCCGCTTCAAACGCGATGTCGCGGAATCGATGAAAAATGCAGGGGATGAAGTTGCAAAAACTTTATCAGACGCCGGAGATGCAGTTGTTAACGTATTCAAACCCACTGAGAAAAGTATAGTTGACAAAATGGCGGACGGGGTCAAGAGCCTCACGGAGTAACCTTGCACCAAATATATGGCAATACTATACTGATAAGTGCTAAACTAAATTTAAGACAAGCTATACCCGAGACTTCGTTCGCGTTTTCTTGACTTTCTATCAggatatcttttatttttttaacgtgaaTCTGATACTGTGGGAATTATGGGATAAAAAGTACACGTTTCCATGTGACCTGCCTTATGTTATTTTAGCCGTTTTAGGGACAGACTTACAGACATAtagataaacattttaaaacttttaatttaccaTGTATCGGCTCAGCCGTTCCCGTTAGATTATTAGCCCGAGCAAACAgaaagacatacagacagacgaaaattttaaaatcgtttgtttctgttttagtatcgtataaataactatttagaCTTGAAAAATCACAGTtatttgaaatcacagacaataaagatagtaaaaaataatgtagcaataccattatagttagtaatataatatgaatCACAGTTATAATTGTAATGTTTTGATTTACTACACGATTTTTCAATCTCTAAGTGGTATATATTATATGCATAATCTAtagaaatctaaataaaatacatttgtgAATtgaagtttttgataaaaatgcaGGTCACATTTTCcatcatttaaaatatgtatattatacacaATTGATCCATtcttgtagtataaaaaaaactatacgtataactttattttactaacaatacaatttttttaatattttccattgataagcttatatatatttaacagcTTACACTATAAATGTTACACATTTTTAAATGCGCATATTGAAATTAGTACTAAAATGTTTAATgtcaaataatgttttaattgtaacttatatacaaaataaaatttaaaaaaatatattgttttatttaatgtgtTCTTAACATAGGATAACAGTGAATTACAGTGTAATAAAGCATGACCGGTGCTTCGTGATAGATCGGCAGTAGTTGTGCAATATGTTCATACGTCACTATGGAATCTGATGTCAGAGTCGATATCGAAGCCAACATTTTTAATAGGTTCAACGTCTGGCGAATTTTCATTGAATATCTCTATCAGTTTATCTGTTCTTGGTTGCAGATTCGTAACAGGACCCTCCGGATAATCTGGTCTTTTGTTATAACTATTGTCGTCCTTCTGTTTGTGACGAGACGGCAGTATGAATATGCCAGCGGTGATCTCTTTCGTATTGCTCTCTTTCTGCTCTTGCGCTAACTCGAAATTTTTACGACGCAAATCTGATATGTCGTACTGATAGCGTTCCGGCTTGTGTCGTTCTCTACAAAACATGCAAAACGCAATCCATGCAATCAAGAACCCCGcctgtaattaataaaaatggtaTACGTATTTTActacatgtttaaaaaatgtacgATAAAAATTCTTACCAGTATCAAAGTGCATACAAATCCAACAATGTAAGTGGACATATTAATCgtatatagtatttatttttaaccgacttcaaaaaagagtgTGTTCGGGGAttacttcatcgtttatgaacggATTTTTTAAgactcgaaaatctgcataactttttactgggccctatacatattaaataataaacatgaaataaagatgttgtattattttaatacctttCGATATCGTAGACATCAATCAAATATGTTACGctatcaagtagtgttgtgttcctgtagtgagtaggGCGGCTAAAACTCCTGCCCAGtaacttctggtgttgcaagcgtctgaAGGGTACGGATAACCGCTTACTATGAGGTGAgacttacgcttgtttgccgacctactggtataaaagaaaaaaatatataattgtgtctAGCTACTTgatatattgaattaaaaaataaaataatatagttaaataaaaatggatggATACAGTTGTgcatgtaactttatttaattttttaaatattagtcaCGGCTAAATTATAGATAATCGGGCGCCGATTTATGGGGTTTTGGTTTTGGGGGTTGGGTGGGGGAGAAGGGGAGGAGTGAGTTATTCTCTGATACCACTCCCATCGTGTGAAACCGCATGGTTATAAACATATCATGgctaaagttttgaggttagaattgtTTTATCACGGTGAGAGTTATACCAGAGGGTAACCCTCGCCCCAAACCCCATGAATTGTCGCCCGATTGTCTATAGGTTTACCTTAGTTTTAGCAAATTAGCGATGGTTATTGTAGCAAAATTATTATCCTTTGTGTCGCAGTGACATTGTGTGTTTTATTAGCACGGGAATTAACGGGCTCGTCATCTCCGGTAGTTACTcaatttaaatcgaaaggtcATCACaaagttgtatttatttaattttatataataacatttttatttctcgTAGAAAAAGAGATCTTAGCCCTtgtaaatgattaatttattaataattagcaTCATCATTCTAATAATCTAGCGGAATGGAATATATTACGACTTATTCTCATACCTgccaaatatacaaaatatatatgtatatatacaaaaatcggtcaagccgtttaaAAGGAGGATAAACAccataatatcaaaattttgtACATTAGATTAACTGCCACGGTAAAACTCGTACAGGTAAACTGCACGCCACCAAGGAGGCTTTActgtcacaaaataaaaaacatgagaAGCGCGTAGTCTaagcatttatatttttctaacaatgcattaatattctacaaaatatacacttttctacagaatacacatcaaactataaattaaatatcatctgaacttttttgtttacaattataGTGAAAAGAATCgattcaataaatattgttgGACGTCAAAAATTTGGATGTATGGAATTATGGCTATTAAGCCAAATAAACGCGAGAACCACGTGACGAAATAATCTGTTTTTTGCGATGTCATTCTTCTATAGGCGCGTTAAggaaaaataatgtagtaaatttttacgacgCGTACGCACATgctcacaaaaaaccgacaccctgaagttaccTAGTcgacgaagaagttagcaacttgaagttagctagccaatgaagtataacttcgtatgtgcgtacacacacacacacacacacacacacacacacacacacttttttattgtgTCAGGAAACTATAAACTAAGAAGCCTATTGAGTATGAAggcctaaaaatatttttcaatttttttaagtcgtGTCCCACAGTGAAATTATACTGTATATTTCATGTAGTAATATGTAGGTTGTTATATGAAAAGTATGTTTCTAAgctaaatcaaaatcaaatttaatatcAGGATCAAATACAAGTATATTTACAGTAAAgccaaaaaataaattgagtGTGACAAAAAATAACAGCTTCTTTTAAATCTATAGGACTCTTGAGTTaacttttataaagttttttattttaaatatatgtatttatttcaaatataaagttttttccTACAAATTCTGTACAacttttgatataataaaatgtactttaaaTTAAGGTTAGGTCTTGTATAAATTTACACTTAAATtttcaagtaaaattatttgtttttaaataataaataaataaataaatatattataacatacacacacggtcgtctgttcctatgataagcaacttaatacttgtgttacaggtaacatctGACTGTTAGAACTTTtttcatatacatacaaataaaacatatataaatatatgtataaatacaaatattacacccagacttaggtgggaatcgaacccgcaagccgcggaacagaaagcaaggccactacaaactgcgctaacgggctagtcaaaagttaaaagttaaaaaaaaagttaaatttagcAGTAAAACTCACAGCCCTTGTGCGTCATATTGTCCGCAGTTATTTATCCTCACGCTTATTTTGAATGCGTGTGTGGACAAAGTAGATCAGACATTCCAGTTCATCTTCTGAATAGAGTACGACTTTCGGCTTAAGATCATTTAGACCACTAAAGTATTTGAAAGGAGTCCAGTTGAAATAGtagtaatataatagtaatGGATTTTCGTATAGTGCTTTTTATATGTCTCGTAAGTAATCgcgtattttaaaaacttttaatattaatcatCTTAGTAGACTAATTTTGTTGATTatgttattgaatttttaaccATAATGACAGAagcttaaagttttattaatcaTTTGAAAAGATGGTCACGTGAAAAGATATGTACTTTGATATTTGAATTAaggtttataaaaaagaaaaacttcaaAAAGTAGAAATAATATTCGTTACACGGTGGTTTTGTACAAATTTCGCAAATTTACAATCTTTTCAtgatataactatgtttataaatgtttttatttataagaaaaataacccttccgtgaccatggttgctgtaaggtATCCGACACGTTGGACgtttaataaaccgcgataaaatccgaaaattgttgtttgattataatgagtgaaattcgcataaacattagtaaataatataagaaaaataatatttattattattaaatctcaAATGTGTTGCCGTcataaagaacattttttattaaacctcAAATGTGTTGCCGCAATAAAGAATCTTTTTTGACGTTCTAATTTTTTCAGTGTTGTGCGATTTATGTATCGGCGTCGTCTATAGGATCTGACACCCGTTCCAAACGAGATGTCACGGAATCGATGAAAAATGCATGGAATGAAGTTGTAAAAACTTTAACAGACGCTGGAGATGCAGTAGTTAACGTATTTAAACCCACTGAGAAAAGTATAGTTGACAAAATGGCGGACGGGGTCAAGAGCCTCACGCAGTAACCTTGCACCAAATATATGGCAATACTATATACTGATAAGTGGTGAACTAAATTTAAGACTGTACAGCTGTACCCGAGACTTCGATCGCATCTACCGTGGGAATCTGATCCCGTGAGAATTATGGGATAAAAAGAATACGTTGCCATGCCACGAATACGTCCTTTACCTTAttttagccgtttcagagacagGTGTACAGACATATAGACATACACTTAACGTTAAACGTATTGTTTATCATGTATCGGTTCAGCCTTTCCGGAGATTAGGCTGAGcaaacaaaaagacagacaggcagacaaaaaaaattaaaatcgtttgtttgtattttagtatCGTTTAAGATACTAATTGGACGTAAAATATCACAGTtatttgaaatcacagacagacacatgCATAAAATAAAGAAGGAAAAAAATACTGTAGGTACCAACACCATTAtagttagtaatataatatgaatcacatttatataatgttttgatTTACTACAGGATTTTTCAATCTCTAaggtatatattatatgcataatctataaaagtgtaaataaaatacaaagataGCATCGAAATGGCTTTTTTCTTACTTTAAAGACCTacactgtaaaaattttttgtaaaattatcatttttttactcaacatgagatggctaaattactaatcagtgtgtatgaattcaaattataacacattttgagtaattttccaagacatatgagaaaatttgctaagatgcgctttaattttacaatcttagagtataaatcttacttgtattgtaatttcacggaacagtttattaaattttaataacaaactttgaagatttaccaaaatttttagtaatttgagatactatatttttttgtaaaattaccaaatattttataattcgaattaCTGTAAAGTGAttagaaatttacaaattttgttattatttttacaatttgaactgtaaaattacacaatacattgtaaaattactaaaaaatactatttgtctgttgccatgtataattttactaaacaggttatcaattttcgataccaagctccttaaatttactaacattgtttgtgttttgaattactaattttgttgtaaatttacaaaacaatattgtaatttaaactacaatcaaagtattgaaaattcaaaaaatttttttggtatttttactattcttattgtaaaattacacaatgtattgtaaaattactaaaaaatactatttttctttagccttgtttaattttactaaacacgctgtcgactttcgtttccaagcttcgtaaatttacaaacattgtgcgtattttaatttaatctgtggtctagtaagattgtgaaacaatagttaaattcgaattctaatgaattcattggaaattcaataatcttctcattaattttattattttgactgtaaaattatacagtgttttgtataattaacagtataatagggtaactacttttttagatgaaccaaaattgttagtatttcggtttaccatagtttcttgaaagattacaaaaaaaaatgtttatttacatattattgaaattattaaaaatttatcaatatttttatatcatatttatatgtaaaattttgatttgaaaattatatatagtaaagttatgattaaataaagcatttttaacttccctctaaaaaaattaaaaaaatttttaaaaatcgggaAGTTATTGGTTTTACCCCGTTTTTCGAAAGTCGAGTTTTCATCATATCTCGACGTTTAAAGGCCCTAGAAAGCTTCCCTGACTATTTTTACGAgggtgtctgtatgtctgtgtggatgtgtgtgtgtacgcatgtaaacctcttataacttttgaacggcttgaccgatcgaAACGAGACTCGTGGCATTCGAAAGGGTTCCACTCAACTTAGACTTCCTGAAAATTTGAAGTGAATCGATTCGGTAGattttgagaaatttaaaaaaaaccgcgaaaaaaaattttcgaaaatgatgtttttttagaataacTTTTTGGCTATTGCACCGATCAATTCCATAACCTAATCAGCTCTTAAGCTCAAAAAACGACGTCGAATGCCGTTTtgcaaatcaaaatcggttcattcgttcgtgagatatcgaaaaccaaaaaaatcgaaaaaattaaaaaacaagcgtTTCTTAGAATAACTTAGTGACTTTACGTCTCATCGGTTTCGCTctcattgtaacatttttacgcCTCAAAAAACTGCGTCGATTGCCGTCTTGAACATCGAAATCAAACCACGCGTTTTGCAGTTATGGCATttcaaaaattccaaaaaaaaacgttttttcaaGATAACTTTGAAATTTTGAGACTTATCGATTTTGTTCTCTTCACAACATTTTTAGTACTCGAGAAACTGCGTCGAATAGCATTCAGAAAGTTAAAATCGGTCAATTGATGCGTAAGATATCGTTGTtgcaaaagttctaaaaaaaatttttgagctCGAAGAGCTCAAAAATCATTAATGTTGAAGTGTTGATGAGCTCGCAGAGCTCAACAAAGCACTCCTGAACTTACTTCGGCGCGCTTCGAGtgcgagttttaattttaaattaatcaattaagtcctatatttttaacgtttaaattatttaaattaacgacTTCCAGGATATTAGgaagtatcaaaaataaaataacagcaaCAATAATAAGTTGGTAAAATAACATCAGATGTctctagttttaaaaatctcaaTTGAAATCAATTGTACAGTACAATAAGAAAGctacatagtaaatttactaaacatttttatgatcaattattgattaaaattacaaaactgtatagtaaaattaccaatcaaattttctgtaactgcttggtaaatttccgaaaatattttgtaattttatcaaacccaattcaaatgaattggttggtatagttacgaaactgcgtagtaaatttactaaacatttttatgatcaattattgattaaaattacaaaattgtatagtaaaattactaatcaaattttctgtaactgcttggcaaatttccaaaaatattttgtaattttatcaaacccaattcaaatgaattggttggtgtagttacgaaactgcgtagtaaatttactaaacatttttatgatcaattattgaataaaattacaaaactgtatagtaaaattactaatcaaattttctgt belongs to Melitaea cinxia chromosome 17, ilMelCinx1.1, whole genome shotgun sequence and includes:
- the LOC123661537 gene encoding uncharacterized protein LOC123661537 isoform X2, producing MSTYIVGFAGFLIAWIAFCMFCRERHKPERYQYDISDLRRKNFELAQEQKESNTKEITAGIFILPSRHKQKDDNSYNKRPDYPEGPVTNLQPRTDKLIEIFNENSPDVEPIKNVGFDIDSDIRFHSDV
- the LOC123661537 gene encoding uncharacterized protein LOC123661537 isoform X1; protein product: MSTYIVGFVCTLILAGFLIAWIAFCMFCRERHKPERYQYDISDLRRKNFELAQEQKESNTKEITAGIFILPSRHKQKDDNSYNKRPDYPEGPVTNLQPRTDKLIEIFNENSPDVEPIKNVGFDIDSDIRFHSDV